A stretch of Paenibacillus peoriae DNA encodes these proteins:
- the xylA gene encoding xylose isomerase, whose protein sequence is MAYFEQVSKINFEGKQSDNPFAFKFYNPQEIVAGKTMEEHLRFSMAYWHTLVAGGSDPFGVETAERPWSKFTGLDLAKARVEAAFELLDKLNLPYFAFHDVDIAPEGASLKEFYSNLDTIVDLIEEHMKATGKKLLWNTANMFSHPRYLHGAASTCNADVYAHAAAQIKKGLEVGKRLGADNYVFWGGREGYETLLNTDLKLEQDNLGRMFHMAVDYAREIGFDAQFLIEPKPKEPTKHQYDFDAATTIAFLQKYDLDQHFKLNLEANHATLAGHTFDHEVRVARINGMLGSLDANQGDLLLGWDTDEFPVDLYDATLTMYEVLQNEGLGRGGINFDAKVRRASFEPEDLFLAHIAGMDTYAKGLKVAAKLIEDRVFEDFIEKRYSSFKEGIGADIVSGKATLASLAEYALANETPRKNVSGRQEYLKARLNQYILAD, encoded by the coding sequence ATGGCTTATTTCGAACAGGTATCTAAAATTAACTTTGAGGGCAAGCAATCCGACAATCCTTTTGCGTTCAAATTTTATAATCCACAGGAAATTGTAGCGGGAAAAACGATGGAGGAGCATTTGCGTTTTAGTATGGCCTATTGGCATACACTGGTTGCAGGCGGCTCCGATCCTTTTGGTGTAGAAACAGCGGAACGTCCATGGTCCAAGTTTACTGGGCTGGATCTGGCGAAGGCTCGTGTGGAAGCTGCCTTTGAGCTGCTGGATAAGCTAAATTTACCTTACTTTGCTTTCCACGATGTGGATATTGCACCAGAAGGCGCGTCATTGAAGGAATTTTACAGCAATCTGGATACCATCGTGGATCTGATTGAGGAACATATGAAAGCTACGGGGAAAAAATTGCTGTGGAACACGGCGAACATGTTTAGCCATCCACGTTATTTGCATGGGGCTGCCTCGACTTGCAATGCAGATGTATACGCACACGCAGCTGCTCAGATTAAAAAAGGATTAGAAGTGGGTAAACGTCTGGGCGCAGATAACTATGTTTTCTGGGGAGGCCGTGAAGGCTACGAAACACTGCTGAACACGGATTTGAAGCTGGAGCAGGACAATTTGGGACGTATGTTCCATATGGCCGTAGACTATGCGCGTGAAATTGGCTTTGACGCTCAGTTCCTGATTGAGCCAAAACCGAAGGAGCCAACGAAGCATCAGTATGATTTTGATGCAGCGACGACGATTGCTTTCCTGCAAAAATATGATCTGGATCAACATTTCAAGCTTAATCTGGAAGCTAATCATGCCACTTTGGCGGGTCATACTTTTGATCATGAAGTGCGTGTAGCACGGATTAACGGCATGCTGGGATCACTGGATGCAAATCAGGGAGATTTGCTGCTGGGCTGGGATACGGACGAATTCCCAGTTGATCTGTATGATGCGACCCTGACGATGTATGAAGTGCTGCAAAATGAAGGCTTGGGCCGTGGTGGTATCAACTTTGATGCCAAGGTACGCAGAGCATCGTTTGAGCCAGAAGACTTGTTCCTCGCGCACATCGCAGGTATGGATACGTATGCGAAGGGGTTGAAGGTAGCTGCCAAACTGATCGAGGATCGTGTGTTTGAGGACTTTATTGAGAAGCGCTACAGCAGCTTTAAAGAAGGTATTGGAGCAGACATCGTATCCGGAAAAGCAACGCTTGCTTCTCTGGCTGAATATGCTCTGGCGAACGAAACACCACGTAAAAACGTATCCGGTCGCCAGGAATATCTGAAAGCAAGATTAAATCAATACATTTTGGCTGACTAA
- a CDS encoding ROK family transcriptional regulator, translated as MNVTGDQALVKKLNKSIVLERIRLHAPLSRAQLSSQTGLNKATVSNLVAELITDGLVYETGLGESSGGRKPLMLLFNSRAGFVLGIEVSVQYIKGALTDLAGTIETELTFSLTQHDPAFVMEQIRKLVQELMQVTPPSPHGIVGIGLGVPGMVDETGTVLFAPNLGWEGVPLRQQLEAELGLPVVVDNEANVGAQGELYYGMNGDHRQLVRDLVYISAGSGIGAGIIIDGKPYQGAWGYAGETGHMTIDWNGRLCSCGSRGCWELYASEKAYASSTLKLPAHNTAELLPFAQQGEASTLSVLEDIGRYLGVGITSIVNSLNPGMLIIGGPLAEARPWLEQSMREVIDERALPYHRRQLQIRFSTLGSRSTMLGAAYAATAPFLGRVRVSL; from the coding sequence ATGAATGTCACTGGCGATCAGGCGCTTGTCAAAAAGCTGAATAAATCCATTGTGCTGGAGCGTATTCGCCTTCATGCTCCGCTATCCCGGGCACAGTTATCCAGTCAAACTGGATTAAACAAGGCAACCGTTTCCAATCTGGTGGCAGAGCTCATTACCGATGGATTGGTGTATGAGACAGGATTAGGAGAATCCAGCGGTGGGCGTAAGCCTTTAATGCTGCTGTTCAATAGCCGTGCAGGCTTTGTACTCGGTATTGAGGTCAGCGTACAGTACATCAAGGGCGCTCTGACCGATCTGGCAGGTACCATTGAAACGGAGCTTACCTTTTCTCTAACCCAGCATGATCCCGCCTTTGTTATGGAACAGATTCGAAAGCTCGTTCAGGAGCTTATGCAGGTCACTCCTCCCTCCCCTCATGGTATTGTCGGCATTGGACTGGGGGTACCGGGTATGGTGGATGAGACCGGAACCGTGCTGTTCGCACCCAATCTGGGCTGGGAAGGGGTTCCGCTGCGGCAGCAGCTTGAGGCTGAGCTAGGTCTGCCCGTCGTAGTAGATAACGAAGCCAACGTCGGCGCGCAGGGCGAGTTGTACTATGGTATGAACGGCGATCACCGACAGCTGGTGCGGGATCTGGTCTACATCAGTGCAGGGTCTGGAATCGGGGCCGGGATTATCATTGACGGCAAACCGTATCAAGGAGCTTGGGGGTACGCCGGAGAGACGGGTCATATGACCATTGATTGGAACGGACGGCTCTGCTCCTGTGGTAGTCGCGGCTGCTGGGAGCTGTATGCTTCAGAGAAGGCGTATGCATCATCCACATTGAAACTGCCTGCACATAATACAGCGGAATTACTGCCGTTTGCTCAGCAAGGTGAAGCGAGTACATTAAGCGTCCTTGAAGATATTGGACGATATTTGGGTGTGGGTATTACCAGCATTGTGAACAGCCTTAACCCCGGGATGCTTATCATTGGCGGTCCACTGGCGGAAGCCAGACCTTGGTTGGAGCAAAGTATGCGTGAAGTGATTGACGAACGTGCCTTGCCCTATCACCGTCGGCAACTACAGATTCGTTTCTCCACGCTTGGCAGCCGTTCGACGATGCTAGGTGCCGCCTATGCGGCAACCGCTCCTTTTCTCGGGCGAGTACGTGTGTCCTTATAA
- a CDS encoding glutaredoxin family protein produces the protein MEKAIVYTSTNCPHCRQVKSYLSEKGVEYEERNIETNEAFAQEVWDMGIRAVPLTLIGEERISGMNKTKFEKVLNA, from the coding sequence ATGGAAAAAGCAATCGTATACACATCTACAAACTGCCCGCATTGCCGTCAAGTAAAAAGCTACTTGAGTGAAAAAGGCGTGGAGTACGAAGAACGCAACATTGAAACCAATGAAGCTTTTGCTCAAGAGGTTTGGGATATGGGCATTCGTGCCGTTCCATTGACTTTGATCGGGGAAGAACGTATTTCCGGTATGAACAAAACCAAGTTTGAAAAAGTGTTGAACGCTTAA